A single genomic interval of Fusobacterium sp. SYSU M8D902 harbors:
- a CDS encoding transposase — MILAKKVRLYPTKEQEQKLWQCVGTARFIYNYTLVKQEENYRNGGKFISDGIIRKELTQLKKSELIWLNEVSNNVTKQAVKDACNAYKNFFKGLANKPKFKSKKKSKPSFYNDTSKLKVKEKKVLIEKVGWIKTNEQIPNEVKYNNPRVTYDNKYWYLSVGVEVDKKQEELTDISLGIDLGLKDLAVCSDGKVFKNINKTKKVKKLEKRLKQKQRQISRKYEMNKIKKEGGGRCQFIKTKNIEKLENTTKLIHRKLTNIRNNYLHQVTTSIVKIKPYRIVIEDLNVSGMMKNKHLSDSVRKQCFHKFRQYITYKTELNGIELVVADRFYPSSKTCSECGYIKKDLKL, encoded by the coding sequence ATGATACTTGCAAAGAAAGTTAGATTGTATCCAACCAAAGAGCAAGAACAGAAATTGTGGCAATGTGTTGGAACTGCTAGGTTTATCTATAATTATACTCTTGTGAAACAGGAAGAAAATTATAGAAATGGTGGTAAATTTATTAGCGATGGAATTATCAGAAAAGAATTAACTCAACTAAAAAAGTCAGAACTAATTTGGTTGAATGAAGTATCAAACAATGTTACCAAACAAGCTGTAAAAGACGCTTGTAATGCCTATAAAAATTTTTTTAAAGGTTTAGCTAATAAGCCAAAATTTAAGAGTAAAAAGAAAAGTAAACCTAGTTTTTACAATGATACTTCAAAATTAAAAGTTAAAGAGAAAAAAGTCTTAATTGAAAAAGTAGGTTGGATAAAAACAAATGAACAAATACCTAATGAAGTTAAATATAATAATCCTAGAGTTACTTATGATAATAAATATTGGTATCTATCTGTTGGAGTGGAAGTTGATAAAAAGCAGGAAGAATTAACAGATATTTCATTAGGTATAGATTTAGGATTAAAAGATTTAGCTGTTTGTTCAGATGGAAAAGTTTTTAAAAATATTAATAAAACTAAAAAAGTAAAAAAATTAGAAAAAAGATTAAAACAGAAACAAAGACAAATAAGTAGAAAATATGAGATGAATAAAATTAAAAAAGAAGGAGGTGGACGTTGTCAATTTATAAAAACTAAAAATATAGAGAAATTAGAAAATACAACTAAACTAATACATAGGAAACTAACAAATATTAGAAATAACTATCTTCATCAAGTTACGACAAGTATAGTGAAAATCAAACCATATAGAATTGTAATAGAAGATTTGAATGTTTCTGGAATGATGAAAAATAAGCATCTATCAGATTCAGTAAGAAAACAATGTTTTCATAAGTTTAGACAATATATAACCTATAAAACAGAGTTAAATGGAATTGAGCTAGTAGTAGCAGATAGATTTTATCCATCATCTAAAACTTGTAGTGAGTGCGGTTATATAAAAAAAGATTTAAAACT
- a CDS encoding Gfo/Idh/MocA family oxidoreductase — protein MLRVGVIGAGNRGKDIYANFILEKTDEAEIVAVAEPNPLKREEMIKKHGIKPEYVFEDWKDFLAKDKFCDAIILATGDDMHFEPIQEAMKKGYDILLEKPMSNKADECIKIVELAEKYGVKVMVCHVLRYTPFFSKLKELIESGIIGDVVDIQHNENIGNFHFAHSFVRGNWRNSDETSPLILQKSCHDLDILSWLLGGSQCEKIASFGKLTHFKRENAPVDSAERCLDCKYIDSCIYSPKKIYYKNLGAWPTLVATDIQTVEGLEDALKSNKYGRCVYKCDNNVVDNMVTIIQFKNGVNVTFNLSAFTDEVCRTIKIMGTKGEIRGNDSKNHIEVYQFGMGEGRFSNGKMTEIIPEVLEGGHGGGDTGLMQDFVDLCLGRKNDSKTNPRVSLESHIMAFAAEKSRVEERIVKMDEFIAEVKNSK, from the coding sequence ATGTTAAGAGTAGGAGTTATAGGTGCAGGAAATAGAGGAAAAGATATATATGCTAATTTTATTTTAGAGAAAACAGATGAGGCTGAAATAGTAGCAGTTGCAGAGCCAAATCCTCTAAAGAGGGAAGAGATGATAAAAAAACATGGGATCAAGCCAGAGTATGTTTTTGAAGATTGGAAGGATTTTTTGGCAAAAGATAAATTTTGTGATGCTATAATATTGGCAACAGGTGATGATATGCACTTTGAACCAATTCAAGAGGCTATGAAAAAAGGGTATGATATTTTATTGGAAAAGCCTATGTCTAACAAGGCAGATGAGTGTATAAAAATAGTTGAATTGGCAGAGAAATATGGGGTAAAAGTGATGGTATGTCACGTGTTGAGATACACTCCTTTCTTCAGTAAATTAAAAGAACTAATAGAGAGTGGAATAATAGGTGATGTTGTAGATATACAACACAATGAAAATATTGGAAACTTCCACTTTGCTCACAGTTTTGTAAGAGGAAATTGGAGAAATTCAGATGAAACAAGTCCATTGATTTTACAGAAAAGTTGCCATGACTTAGATATTTTATCTTGGTTATTAGGTGGAAGTCAATGTGAGAAGATCGCTTCTTTTGGAAAATTAACTCATTTTAAAAGAGAAAATGCTCCAGTGGATTCAGCTGAAAGATGTTTAGATTGTAAATATATAGATTCTTGTATCTATTCTCCTAAAAAAATATATTATAAAAATCTAGGAGCTTGGCCTACATTGGTAGCAACAGATATACAGACAGTAGAGGGGTTAGAAGATGCATTAAAAAGCAATAAATATGGAAGATGTGTGTATAAGTGTGATAACAATGTAGTGGACAATATGGTAACAATAATTCAATTTAAGAATGGGGTTAATGTGACATTTAACTTGTCAGCATTTACAGATGAAGTTTGTAGAACTATTAAAATAATGGGAACTAAGGGTGAAATAAGAGGAAATGATAGTAAAAACCATATAGAGGTTTACCAATTTGGAATGGGAGAGGGACGTTTCTCTAATGGTAAGATGACTGAGATCATTCCTGAAGTTTTAGAAGGAGGACATGGAGGAGGAGATACAGGACTTATGCAGGATTTTGTTGATCTATGTCTAGGAAGAAAAAATGATTCTAAAACTAACCCAAGAGTTTCTTTAGAGAGTCATATAATGGCTTTTGCTGCAGAAAAATCAAGAGTTGAAGAGAGAATAGTAAAAATGGATGAGTTTATAGCTGAGGTAAAAAATAGTAAATAG
- a CDS encoding IS607 family transposase: MKYYSIGEFADKIGKTIQTLRNWDKNNTFKPAYVTAGGTRYYSQEQLNNFLGLKIKTKTNKKIIGYCRVSSNKQKDDLERQIENVRTYMFAKGYQFEIITDIGSGINYNKKGLNQLIDMITNSEIDKIVILYKDRLVRFGYELIENLCEKYGTTIEIIDNTEITEEQELVEDLIQIVTVFSCRLQGKRANKAKKMIKELIGDDTCKES, from the coding sequence ATGAAATATTACTCAATAGGAGAATTTGCAGATAAAATAGGAAAAACAATTCAAACTCTTAGAAATTGGGATAAGAATAATACTTTTAAACCTGCTTATGTAACTGCTGGTGGAACAAGATATTATTCTCAAGAACAACTTAATAATTTTTTAGGACTGAAAATAAAAACTAAAACAAATAAAAAAATTATTGGTTATTGTAGAGTTAGTTCAAACAAACAAAAAGATGACCTTGAAAGACAAATTGAAAATGTAAGAACATATATGTTCGCAAAAGGTTATCAATTCGAGATAATAACAGATATTGGAAGCGGTATCAACTATAATAAAAAAGGACTAAATCAATTAATTGATATGATTACTAATTCAGAGATTGATAAAATAGTAATTCTTTACAAAGATAGATTAGTTAGATTTGGATATGAATTGATAGAAAATTTATGTGAAAAGTATGGAACAACAATCGAAATTATTGACAATACAGAGATAACTGAGGAACAAGAGTTAGTAGAAGATTTAATTCAAATAGTTACTGTATTTAGTTGTAGACTTCAAGGAAAAAGAGCTAATAAAGCAAAAAAAATGATTAAGGAGTTAATAGGAGATGATACTTGCAAAGAAAGTTAG
- a CDS encoding carbohydrate ABC transporter permease produces the protein MKNRIKKVLFDVFNHGIFVMVTLIVILPLILVFLSSFKTPEQIALGNHLSLPSPFTLENYKEVFEKGNILVGLKNSVILVVGTVVINVILSSMVAYSLSRFEFKLKKVYFLFFSLAMLVPSFIAEITRFGIIGKLGLYDTLFAPMLIYVSTDILQIYVYKQFMDQIPFSLDESARIDGCSYFTIYWKIIFPLILPATATLIILKSVDILNDMYTPYLYMPSSENVTLTTMLMSYVGRSGSWAKLSAAIVLVMLPTIVMYLIFKKKILSGIVAGAVKE, from the coding sequence ATGAAAAACAGGATAAAAAAAGTGTTATTTGATGTTTTTAATCACGGAATTTTTGTAATGGTAACTTTGATTGTCATACTTCCATTAATATTGGTTTTCTTATCTTCATTTAAGACTCCAGAGCAGATTGCGTTAGGTAATCATCTATCATTACCGTCACCATTTACTCTTGAAAATTATAAAGAAGTTTTTGAAAAGGGAAATATTTTAGTAGGATTAAAAAACTCAGTTATACTAGTTGTAGGAACAGTTGTTATAAATGTTATTTTAAGTAGTATGGTAGCTTACTCTTTGAGTAGATTTGAGTTTAAATTGAAGAAAGTTTACTTCCTATTCTTTAGTTTGGCAATGTTAGTTCCAAGTTTTATTGCAGAGATAACTAGATTTGGAATAATAGGAAAATTAGGGCTGTATGATACACTGTTTGCTCCTATGCTCATCTATGTATCTACAGATATTTTACAAATCTATGTTTATAAGCAGTTTATGGATCAAATTCCATTCTCTCTAGATGAGAGTGCAAGAATAGACGGGTGTTCATACTTTACAATCTATTGGAAGATAATATTTCCATTGATTTTACCAGCTACAGCGACATTGATAATTTTAAAATCTGTGGATATATTAAATGATATGTATACACCTTATCTATATATGCCAAGTTCAGAAAATGTAACACTTACAACTATGCTTATGAGCTATGTAGGACGTAGTGGATCTTGGGCAAAACTTTCAGCGGCGATTGTTTTAGTTATGTTACCAACAATAGTTATGTATTTGATCTTTAAGAAAAAAATACTTTCTGGAATAGTGGCAGGGGCAGTAAAAGAGTAA